In Corythoichthys intestinalis isolate RoL2023-P3 chromosome 4, ASM3026506v1, whole genome shotgun sequence, a genomic segment contains:
- the pnisr gene encoding arginine/serine-rich protein PNISR isoform X1 encodes MWDQGGQPWPQWPLSQQQWMQSFQHQQDPDASPHGTASGSGPGLPGQVDWAALAQAWIAHKETTGSEPNIQPNGQDIQGHEPPAQGNHGSFQSDSAFGRMWQPEWGMHGQPPPPPPPPPEQTWIPPGSAQMDVVNHSEDGNSPDSAEFNSEARRGVFPQNSHGYGAQPDSYAMAPMAINQFDYQHGAASSFGPPPSGFHSPYWQGPPQNRRDARPPGFRDRPRSPMQLPMKQEAPAPLDAVKRRTLPAWIREGLEKRDRENQKKMEQERMEKERAEMSKDDDQDHEIDDGVDGPRVPRKSKFDSDDEANEDNEEKPPVKREFVVRSPSPPAEDSEPEMTEEEKEFQLMVITKTLLTEILLEVTNEEIQHISKEVHRKATRAPAKQLAQSSALASLTGLSGLGDYGSEESADEDDRSARGSESSDTDEEELRHRIREKLDAFYRKEREMQQLQEKHAQDALLAREDLVKERLSRERVENDEGQLENYHKEEVKEREPELLVERRRSRSEIESSEVRHSGRGKERSGRSGSDSPTNGHSSSSHSSSSRSSSQSSSSSSTSSSHSSSRSSSPRRKRRRSRSSSHKARRRSRSRSSRRRRSEKARDRRRSSTEQRAAHRKKDRSDSRERRSRRSRSKSRDRGRARDSRSRSRDKGREKDKDRKRSRERRDNSHSSKQKQKSSGKDEERKRDRSRSHEKEKKKKDKDRQRESERKKDKPRTKEKTNSSVNEENGKLKKRKEMDSHADSQGDRYSRQDSKSSKKGSAKASKRLSNSDSSRSPTPEHNREKKSKKSKRSRSRSAEKSHKSGKKASRKHKSKSRSRSTSPNRHSRH; translated from the exons aTGCGAGTCCACATGGGACCGCTTCCGGGTCTGGACCCGGACTGCCAG GCCAAGTGGACTGGGCTGCCCTTGCACAAGCTTGGATAGCTCATAAGGAAACGACTGGATCAGAGCCTAACATTCAACCCAATGGGCAGGACATCCAAGGTCATGAACCACCTGCACAGGGCAACCATGGGTCCTTCCAGAGTGATTCTGCTTTTGGCAGAATGTGGCAGCCAG AATGGGGAATGCATGGCCAACCGCCACCGCCTCCTCCACCACCTCCTGAACAAACCTGGATTCCTCCTGGCTCAGCCCAGATGGATGTCGTGAACCACAGCGAAGATGGAAACAGCCCGGACAGTGCAGAATTCAACTCTGAAGCGCGGCGTGGGGTTTTCCCCCAGAACAGCCATGGGTATGGGGCACAGCCCGACAGCTACGCCATGGCCCCCATGGCCATAAACCAGTTTGATTATCAG CATGGAGCGGCTTCGTCTTTTGGCCCTCCGCCCTCTGGCTTCCATTCCCCATACTGGCAGGGTCCCCCTCAGAACAGACGAGATGCCCGACCGCCTGGCTTCAGGGACCGCCCAAGATCGCCTATGCAGCTTCCTATGAAACAGGAAGCTCCAGCACCACTTG ATGCGGTGAAAAGGCGAACGCTACCTGCCTGGATCCGAGAGGGACTTGAAAAGAGGGACAGAGAAAATCAGAAGAAAATGGAGCAAGAGCGAATGGAAAAAGAGCGTGCAGAAATGTCAAAAGATGATGACCAAGACCACGAGATTGATGATGGAGTTGATGGGCCTCGTGTGCCCCGCAAGAGCAAATTT GACAGTGATGATGAAGCTAATGAAGACAATGAAGAAAAGCCTCCTGTAAAAAGAGAGTTTGTCGTGCGGAGCCCATCGCCTCCTGCAGAAGATAGTGAGCCTGAAATGACTGAGGAGGAAAAGGAATTCCAACTG atgGTCATCACAAAAACACTTCTCACTGAAATCCTTCTGGAGGTCACCAATGAAGAGATCCAGCACATTTCAAAAGAAGTTCACCGCAAAGCAACACGAG CTCCTGCAAAACAGCTGGCACAGTCAAGTGCACTGGCTTCTCTGACTGGTCTCA GTGGTCTGGGTGATTATGGTTCAGAGGAGAGTGCAGACGAGGACGACCGCAGTGCCCGTGGGTCAGAATCCTCCGACACTGATGAAGAGGAGTTGCGCCATCGTATCCGGGAGAAGCTGGATGCCTTCTATCGCAAAGAGCGAGAAATGCAACAGCTCCAAGAAAAACATGCGCAAGATGCTCTGCTTGCTCGTG AAGACTTGGTCAAGGAACGATTGAGTAGAGAAAGGGTTGAAAATGATGAAGGCCAGTTAGAAAATTATCATAAAGAGGAAGTGAAAGAGAGGGAGCCAGAACTCTTGGTAGAGAGGCGTAGGTCCCGTAGTGAGATTGAGAGTAGTGAGGTGAGGCATTCGGGCAGGGGAAAAGAGAGGTCAGGCAGAAGTGGTAGCGATTCACCAACCAACGGTCACAGCAGCAGCTCTCATTCTTCTTCCAGCCGTAGCAGCAGTCAGTCGTCCTCTTCATCTTCAACATCCTCTTCTCATAGTTCCTCGCGATCCTCTTCCCCTCGAAGGAAGAGGAGACGTAGTCGATCTTCTTCCCATAAGGCCCGCCGGCGAAGTCGCAGTCGCAGCTCTCGTAGACGTCGTAGTGAAAAGGCCAGGGACAGGAGGAGAAGCAGCACGGAGCAAAGAGCAGCGCACCGCAAGAAAGACCGCAGCGATTCCAGAGAACgaaggagtcgcaggagtcgatCCAAATCGAGGGACCGGGGCAGGGCCCGAGATAGCCGCAGTCGCAGCAGAGACAAGGGCAGAGAGAAGGATAAGGACAGGAAAAGAAGCAGGGAGCGCAGGGACAATAGTCACAGCAGCAAACAGAAGCAGAAATCCTCCGGCAAAGATGAAGAGAGGAAGCGAGATCGAAGCCGTAGCCatgagaaagaaaagaaaaagaaggatAAAGATCGGCAGCGAgagtctgaaagaaagaaggatAAACCAAGGACTAAAGAAAAGACCAATTCTTCAGTTAATGAGGAAAATGGCAAATTAAAGAAACGGAAAGAAATGGACTCTCATGCTGACTCACAGGGTGACAGATACTCTAGGCAGGATAGCAAATCCAGCAAAAAGGGCTCAGCCAAAGCTAGCAAGAGATTGTCAAACTCTGATTCAAGCAGATCCCCTACGCCGGAACATAATAGGGAAAAGAAATCTAAGAAATCCAAACGTAGTCGCTCACGATCAGCGGAAAAATCGCACAAGTCTGGTAAGAAGGCAAGCCGCAAACACAAGTCTAAGTCACGATCAAg GTCAACATCCCCTAATCGTCATAGCAGACACTGA
- the pnisr gene encoding arginine/serine-rich protein PNISR isoform X2, translating into MWDQGGQPWPQWPLSQQQWMQSFQHQQDPGQVDWAALAQAWIAHKETTGSEPNIQPNGQDIQGHEPPAQGNHGSFQSDSAFGRMWQPEWGMHGQPPPPPPPPPEQTWIPPGSAQMDVVNHSEDGNSPDSAEFNSEARRGVFPQNSHGYGAQPDSYAMAPMAINQFDYQHGAASSFGPPPSGFHSPYWQGPPQNRRDARPPGFRDRPRSPMQLPMKQEAPAPLDAVKRRTLPAWIREGLEKRDRENQKKMEQERMEKERAEMSKDDDQDHEIDDGVDGPRVPRKSKFDSDDEANEDNEEKPPVKREFVVRSPSPPAEDSEPEMTEEEKEFQLMVITKTLLTEILLEVTNEEIQHISKEVHRKATRAPAKQLAQSSALASLTGLSGLGDYGSEESADEDDRSARGSESSDTDEEELRHRIREKLDAFYRKEREMQQLQEKHAQDALLAREDLVKERLSRERVENDEGQLENYHKEEVKEREPELLVERRRSRSEIESSEVRHSGRGKERSGRSGSDSPTNGHSSSSHSSSSRSSSQSSSSSSTSSSHSSSRSSSPRRKRRRSRSSSHKARRRSRSRSSRRRRSEKARDRRRSSTEQRAAHRKKDRSDSRERRSRRSRSKSRDRGRARDSRSRSRDKGREKDKDRKRSRERRDNSHSSKQKQKSSGKDEERKRDRSRSHEKEKKKKDKDRQRESERKKDKPRTKEKTNSSVNEENGKLKKRKEMDSHADSQGDRYSRQDSKSSKKGSAKASKRLSNSDSSRSPTPEHNREKKSKKSKRSRSRSAEKSHKSGKKASRKHKSKSRSRSTSPNRHSRH; encoded by the exons GCCAAGTGGACTGGGCTGCCCTTGCACAAGCTTGGATAGCTCATAAGGAAACGACTGGATCAGAGCCTAACATTCAACCCAATGGGCAGGACATCCAAGGTCATGAACCACCTGCACAGGGCAACCATGGGTCCTTCCAGAGTGATTCTGCTTTTGGCAGAATGTGGCAGCCAG AATGGGGAATGCATGGCCAACCGCCACCGCCTCCTCCACCACCTCCTGAACAAACCTGGATTCCTCCTGGCTCAGCCCAGATGGATGTCGTGAACCACAGCGAAGATGGAAACAGCCCGGACAGTGCAGAATTCAACTCTGAAGCGCGGCGTGGGGTTTTCCCCCAGAACAGCCATGGGTATGGGGCACAGCCCGACAGCTACGCCATGGCCCCCATGGCCATAAACCAGTTTGATTATCAG CATGGAGCGGCTTCGTCTTTTGGCCCTCCGCCCTCTGGCTTCCATTCCCCATACTGGCAGGGTCCCCCTCAGAACAGACGAGATGCCCGACCGCCTGGCTTCAGGGACCGCCCAAGATCGCCTATGCAGCTTCCTATGAAACAGGAAGCTCCAGCACCACTTG ATGCGGTGAAAAGGCGAACGCTACCTGCCTGGATCCGAGAGGGACTTGAAAAGAGGGACAGAGAAAATCAGAAGAAAATGGAGCAAGAGCGAATGGAAAAAGAGCGTGCAGAAATGTCAAAAGATGATGACCAAGACCACGAGATTGATGATGGAGTTGATGGGCCTCGTGTGCCCCGCAAGAGCAAATTT GACAGTGATGATGAAGCTAATGAAGACAATGAAGAAAAGCCTCCTGTAAAAAGAGAGTTTGTCGTGCGGAGCCCATCGCCTCCTGCAGAAGATAGTGAGCCTGAAATGACTGAGGAGGAAAAGGAATTCCAACTG atgGTCATCACAAAAACACTTCTCACTGAAATCCTTCTGGAGGTCACCAATGAAGAGATCCAGCACATTTCAAAAGAAGTTCACCGCAAAGCAACACGAG CTCCTGCAAAACAGCTGGCACAGTCAAGTGCACTGGCTTCTCTGACTGGTCTCA GTGGTCTGGGTGATTATGGTTCAGAGGAGAGTGCAGACGAGGACGACCGCAGTGCCCGTGGGTCAGAATCCTCCGACACTGATGAAGAGGAGTTGCGCCATCGTATCCGGGAGAAGCTGGATGCCTTCTATCGCAAAGAGCGAGAAATGCAACAGCTCCAAGAAAAACATGCGCAAGATGCTCTGCTTGCTCGTG AAGACTTGGTCAAGGAACGATTGAGTAGAGAAAGGGTTGAAAATGATGAAGGCCAGTTAGAAAATTATCATAAAGAGGAAGTGAAAGAGAGGGAGCCAGAACTCTTGGTAGAGAGGCGTAGGTCCCGTAGTGAGATTGAGAGTAGTGAGGTGAGGCATTCGGGCAGGGGAAAAGAGAGGTCAGGCAGAAGTGGTAGCGATTCACCAACCAACGGTCACAGCAGCAGCTCTCATTCTTCTTCCAGCCGTAGCAGCAGTCAGTCGTCCTCTTCATCTTCAACATCCTCTTCTCATAGTTCCTCGCGATCCTCTTCCCCTCGAAGGAAGAGGAGACGTAGTCGATCTTCTTCCCATAAGGCCCGCCGGCGAAGTCGCAGTCGCAGCTCTCGTAGACGTCGTAGTGAAAAGGCCAGGGACAGGAGGAGAAGCAGCACGGAGCAAAGAGCAGCGCACCGCAAGAAAGACCGCAGCGATTCCAGAGAACgaaggagtcgcaggagtcgatCCAAATCGAGGGACCGGGGCAGGGCCCGAGATAGCCGCAGTCGCAGCAGAGACAAGGGCAGAGAGAAGGATAAGGACAGGAAAAGAAGCAGGGAGCGCAGGGACAATAGTCACAGCAGCAAACAGAAGCAGAAATCCTCCGGCAAAGATGAAGAGAGGAAGCGAGATCGAAGCCGTAGCCatgagaaagaaaagaaaaagaaggatAAAGATCGGCAGCGAgagtctgaaagaaagaaggatAAACCAAGGACTAAAGAAAAGACCAATTCTTCAGTTAATGAGGAAAATGGCAAATTAAAGAAACGGAAAGAAATGGACTCTCATGCTGACTCACAGGGTGACAGATACTCTAGGCAGGATAGCAAATCCAGCAAAAAGGGCTCAGCCAAAGCTAGCAAGAGATTGTCAAACTCTGATTCAAGCAGATCCCCTACGCCGGAACATAATAGGGAAAAGAAATCTAAGAAATCCAAACGTAGTCGCTCACGATCAGCGGAAAAATCGCACAAGTCTGGTAAGAAGGCAAGCCGCAAACACAAGTCTAAGTCACGATCAAg GTCAACATCCCCTAATCGTCATAGCAGACACTGA
- the coq3 gene encoding ubiquinone biosynthesis O-methyltransferase, mitochondrial, translating to MFLNKFGRVTLGLYSCRTVSCGAVRSNVDRNQFSWTVACKKRSLWLQMNAGKQTQQHATHHQVSSRSVHQTTVDPGELKRFQALAIKWWDENGEFKALHAMNDLRVPFIRDNLLNAQKAQDPGKPLAGLRVLDVGFGGGLLTEPLGRMGATVLGIDPVEESIGTAQLHSSYDPNLAERVSYRTCTLEELSADVAEEEAGRGDVLFDAIVASEVVEHLADLETFIFCCNHVLKPGGSLFITTINKTNLSYALAIVAAEQILSIVPRGTHDWEKFISPVELERHLESNGFSVQSVQGMMYNPLSGAWSWINSTAVNYALHAVKLAEESQPGPQTGKPGHFAGSHS from the exons ATGTTCTTAAACAAGTTTGGCCGCGTTACGTTAGGGTTGTACAGCTGCAGGACAGTATCATGTGGTGCCGTCAGGAGTAACGTGGATCGGAACCAATTCAGCTGGACCGTGGCTTGTAAAAAGCGATCACTGTGGCTTCAAATGAATGCAGGGAAACAGACACAACAACACGCTACACACCATCAAGTCAG TTCACGATCAGTCCATCAGACAACGGTGGACCCTGGTGAGCTGAAACGGTTTCAAGCGCTAGCCATTAAATGGTGGGATGAAAATGGAGAGTTCAAGGCCCTCCATGCCATGAATGACCTGAGAGTGCCTTTCATAAG agataatttgctgaatgCGCAGAAAGCTCAAGATCCTGGGAAACCACTTGCAGGACTGAGGGTACTGGATGTTGGCTTTGGAGGCGGCTTGCTCACTGAG CCTCTTGGTCGCATGGGAGCCACAGTGTTAGGTATAGATCCAGTGGAAGAAAGTATTGGCACGGCACAGCTGCATTCATCGTATGACCCCAATCTTGCCGAGCGGGTCAGCTATCGGACATGCACCCTGGAGGAACTATCGGCAGATGTGGCAGAAGAAGAAGCGGGCCGGGGAGACGTCCTGTTCGACGCCATCGTAGCGTCCGAGGTTGTGGAACATCTGGCTGACCTGGAAACATTCATCTTCTGCTGCAACCATGTGCTGAAG CCAGGTGGCTCACTCTTCATCACCACAATTAATAAAACCAACCTGTCATATGCGCTGGCCATCGTGGCGGCCGAGCAGATTCTGAGTATTGTTCCCAGAGGGACACATGACTGGGAAAAGTTCATCAGCCCTGTAGAACTGGAGCGCCATCTGGAGTCGA ATGGTTTCTCGGTGCAGTCGGTCCAAGGTATGATGTACAATCCCCTATCAGGAGCCTGGAGTTGGATCAACAGCACTGCCGTCAATTATGCCCTGCATGCTGTCAAACTGGCTGAAGAGTCCCAGCCAGGCCCTCAAACAGGCAAACCAGGCCACTTTGCAGGCTCACACAGCTGA